The window TGGCTGATCGCCAGGAGGTAGCGGCCCGCGCGGCGGCGCGGGCCGGACCTCGTCAGCACTCGATGATGTTCACCGCGAGCCCGCCGCGGGCCGTCTCCTTGTACTTCACCGACATGTCCGCGCCGGTCTCCTTCATGGTCTTGATGACCTTGTCGAGGGAGACCTTGTGGGAGCCGTCACCGCGCATGGCCATACGGGCGGCGGTGACGGCCTTGACCGCGGCCATGCCGTTGCGCTCGATGCAGGGGATCTGGACCAGGCCGCCCACGGGGTCGCAGGTGAGCCCGAGGTTGTGCTCCATGCCGATCTCGGCGGCGTTCTCGACCTGCTCGGGGGTGCCGCCCAGGACCTCGGCCAGGGCGCCCGCCGCCATCGAGCAGGCGGAGCCGACCTCGCCCTGGCAGCCGACCTCGGCGCCGGAGATGGAGGCGTTCTCCTTGAAGAGCATGCCGATCGCTCCGGCGGCGAGCAGGAAGCGGACCACGCCGTCCTCGTCCGCGCCGGGGATGAAGTTGATGTAGTAGTGCAGGACCGCCGGGATGATGCCGGCCGCGCCGTTGGTCGGGGCGGTGACCACCCGGCCGCCGGCCGCGTTCTCCTCGTTCACCGCCATCGCGTAGAGGGTGATCCACTCCATCGCGCGGGCCGTCGCGTCGCCCTCGGCGCGCAGCTGGCGGGCGGTGACGGCAGCGCGGCGGCGCACCTTCAGACCGCCCGGCAGGATGCCCTCGCGGGCCAGGCCGCGCCCCACGCACGCCTGCATCACCCGCCAGATCTCCAGCAGGCCCTCGCGGATCTCCGCCTCGGTGCGCCAGGCCCGCTCGTTCTCCAGCATCAGGGAGGAGATCGACAGGCCCGTCTCCTTCGTCAGGCGCAGCAGCTCGTCGCCCGAGCGGAAGGGGTACTTCAGCACCGTGTCGTCCAGCTTGATGCGGTCCGCGCCCACCGCCTCCTCGTCCACGACGAAGCCGCCGCCGACCGAGTAGTACGTCTTGGCCAGCAGCTCGGCCCCGGAGGCGTCGTACGCCCACAGGGTCATGCCGTTGGCGTGGTAGGGGAGCGTCTTGCGACGGTGCAGGACCAGATCGTCGTCGTAGGAGAACGCGATCTCGTGCTCGCCGAGCAGGTTCAGCCGGCCGGAGGTCCTGATCGTCTCCACCCGCTCGTCGGCCGTCTCCACGTCCACCGTGCGCGGCGAGGCGCCCTCGAGACCGAGCAGCACCGCCTTCGGTGTGCCGTGGCCGTGGCCCGTCGCCCCGAGGGAGCCGTACAGCTCGGCGCGGACCGACGCGGTCCGCTCCAGCAGGTCCTCGTTGCGCAGCCGGCGGGCGAACATGCGGGCCGCCCGCATCGGGCCGACCGTGTGGGAGCTCGACGGGCCTATGCCGATCGAGAACAGGTCGAAGACCGAGATGGCCACGGTGACTCCTCAAGACGGGGTGGTGCTGGGGGTGCCAGGGGCGGGGCACCGCGTACGGGCCGGGGTCTCCGGCCCGCACGAGGCACTCCTCAAAACGGGACTTACTTGTTCAGACCCGGGTACAGTGGGTGCTTGCCGGCCAGGGCGCGCACCCTGGCCTTGAGGGCGTCGGCGTCGTAGGACGGCTTCAGCGCCTCGGCGATCACGTCCGCGACCTCGGTGAAGTCCTCGGCCGTGAAACCGCGGGTGGCCAGGGCCGGCGTGCCGATCCTGAGGCCCGAGGTGACCATCGGCGGGCGAGGGTCGTTCGGGATCGCGTTGCGGTTGACGGTGATCCCGAGCTCGTGGAGGCGGTCCTCGGCCTGCTGGCCGTCCAGCTCGGAGTCGCGCAGGTCGACCAGGACCAGGTGCACGTCCGTGCCGCCGGTCAGGACGTCCACGCCGACCGCCCGGACGTCGTCCTGGACCAGGCGCTCGGCCAGGATGCGGGCGCCCTCAAGGGTACGACGCTGGCGCTCGCGGAACTCCTCGCTCGCGGCGACCTTGAAGGACACGGCCTTGGCCGCGATCACGTGCTCCAGCGGGCCGCCCTGCTGACCGGGGAACACCGCGGAGTTGATCTTCTTGGCCAGCTCGGCGGTGGACAGGATCACACCGCCGCGCGGGCCGCCCAGCGTCTTGTGGGTGGTGGTGGTGACCACGTGGGCGTGCGGCACCGGGTTCGGGTGCAGGCCCGCGGCCACCAGACCGGCGAAGTGCGCCATGTCGACCATGAGGTACGCGCCGACCTCGTCCGCGATCCGGCGGAACGCGGCGAAGTCAAGCTGGCGCGGATACGCGGACCAGCCGGCCACGATCAGCTTCGGCTTGGACTCCTTCGCCAGCCGCTCCACCTCGGCCATGTCGACCAGGCCGTCCTCGCCCACGTGGTAGGCGACGACGTCGTAGAGCTTGCCGGAGAAGTTGATCTTCATGCCGTGGGTCAGGTGCCCGCCGTGGGCGAGGTTCAGACCCATGATCGTGTCGCCGGGCTTGAGCAGCGCGAACATCGCGGCCGCGTTCGCCTGCGCGCCGGAGTGCGGCTGCACGTTGGCGTGCTCGGCGCCGAACAGCTCCTTGATGCGGTCGATGGCGATCTGCTCGACCACGTCGACGTGCTCGCAGCCGCCGTAGTAGCGGCGGCCGGGGTAGCCCTCGGCGTACTTGTTGGTGAGGACCGAGCCCTGGGCCTCCATGACCGCCACCGGGGCGAAGTTCTCGGAGGCGATCATCTCCAGCGTGGACTGCTGGCGGTGCAGCTCGGCGTCGACCGCGGCGGCCACGTCCGGGTCGAGCTCGTGCAGGGGAGTGTTGAGAACAGTCATGTGCGTGTGTCCGATTCTCAGCCGGCCGTCTCGGCGGCGTACTCGTCGGCGGAGAGCAGGTCGGCGGGCTCCTCGGCCAGGCGCACCTTGAACAGCCAGCCGCCCTCGAAGGGAGCGGAGTTCACCAGCGACGGGTCGCTCACCACGTCCTCGTTGACCTCGGTGATCTCACCGCTGACGGGGGAGTACAGGTCGGACACCGACTTGGTCGACTCCAGCTCACCGCAGGTCTCGCCCGCGGCCACCGTGTCGCCGACCTCCGGGAGCTGGGCGTAGACGACATCGCCGAGCGCGTTGGCCGCGAACTCCGTGATGCCGACCGTCGCCACGCCGTCCTCGACGGGCGACAGCCACTCGTGCTCCTTGCTGTAGCGCAGATGCTGAGGGTTGTTCATGGCCAGAATTCTCCTGTACGCGGGTGAATGGTGATGAATGGGGAGTGCGAAAGGCGTGCGTGACCAGGGGTGACGTGTCTCACGTCGCCTCCGTGGCGGCTACGGCCGTGTCACTTCTGCCGCTTGTAGAAGGGCAGCGCCACGACCTCGTACGGTTCGTGGTTGCCCCGGATGTCCACCCCGACACCGGCCGTGCCCGGAGCGGCGTGCGCGGCGTCGACGTACGCCATGGCGATCGGCTTGCCCAGGGTGGGGGAGGGGGCGCCGGAGGTGACCTCGCCGATCACCTCGCCGCCCGAGACGACCGCGTACCCGGCGCGCGGCACCCGGCGGCCCTCGGCGACCAGGCCGACGAGCACCCGGGGCGGCTCGGCGGCGGCGCGCTCGGCGGCGGCCTGCAGCGCCTCGCGGCCCACGAAGTCGCCCTCCTTCTCGAACTTGACCACCCGGCCGAGGCCCGCGTCGAACGGGGACAGCGAGGTCGTCAGCTCGTGCCCGTACAGCGGCATACCCGCCTCCAGGCGCAGGGTGTCCCGGCAGGACAGACCGCAGGGGACGAGACCGGCGTCCGCGCCGGCCTCGGTCAGCGCCTGCCACAGCTTCTCCGCGTCGCCCGGCGCCACGAACAGCTCGAAGCCGTCCTCGCCGGTGTAGCCGGTGCGCGCGATCAGGGCGGGGACGCCGGCGACCGTGCCGGGGAGCCCGGCGTAGTACTTCAGGCCATCGAGGTCGGCGTCCGTGAGGGACTTCAGGATGCCGGCGGACTCGGGGCCCTGCACGGCGAGCAGCGCGTAGTTGTCCCGGTCGTCGCGGACCTCGGCGTCGAAGCCGGCCGCCCGCTCGGTCAGCGCGTCGAGCACCACCTGGGCGTTGGAGGCGTTGGCGACGACCATGTACTCGGTCTCGCCCAGCCGGTAGACGATCAGGTCGTCCAGGATGCCGCCGTCGGCCTGGCAGATCATGGTGTAGCGGGCGCGGCCGAGGCCGACGGTGGCGATGTTGCCGACCAGGGCATGGTTCAGCAGAGCGACGGCCTGCGGGCCGCTGACGGTGATCTCGCCCATGTGCGACAGGTCGAAGAGGCCGGCCTTCGTCCGCACGGCGATGTGCTCGTCGCGCTCGGAGCCGTAGCGCAGCGGCATGTCCCAGCCGGCGAAGTCGGTCATCGTCGCGCCGAGCGAGCGGTGCAGCGCGTCGAGCGCGGTGCGGCGGGGGCGGTCGGGTTC of the Streptomyces sp. NBC_01788 genome contains:
- a CDS encoding L-serine ammonia-lyase, giving the protein MAISVFDLFSIGIGPSSSHTVGPMRAARMFARRLRNEDLLERTASVRAELYGSLGATGHGHGTPKAVLLGLEGASPRTVDVETADERVETIRTSGRLNLLGEHEIAFSYDDDLVLHRRKTLPYHANGMTLWAYDASGAELLAKTYYSVGGGFVVDEEAVGADRIKLDDTVLKYPFRSGDELLRLTKETGLSISSLMLENERAWRTEAEIREGLLEIWRVMQACVGRGLAREGILPGGLKVRRRAAVTARQLRAEGDATARAMEWITLYAMAVNEENAAGGRVVTAPTNGAAGIIPAVLHYYINFIPGADEDGVVRFLLAAGAIGMLFKENASISGAEVGCQGEVGSACSMAAGALAEVLGGTPEQVENAAEIGMEHNLGLTCDPVGGLVQIPCIERNGMAAVKAVTAARMAMRGDGSHKVSLDKVIKTMKETGADMSVKYKETARGGLAVNIIEC
- the glyA gene encoding serine hydroxymethyltransferase; protein product: MTVLNTPLHELDPDVAAAVDAELHRQQSTLEMIASENFAPVAVMEAQGSVLTNKYAEGYPGRRYYGGCEHVDVVEQIAIDRIKELFGAEHANVQPHSGAQANAAAMFALLKPGDTIMGLNLAHGGHLTHGMKINFSGKLYDVVAYHVGEDGLVDMAEVERLAKESKPKLIVAGWSAYPRQLDFAAFRRIADEVGAYLMVDMAHFAGLVAAGLHPNPVPHAHVVTTTTHKTLGGPRGGVILSTAELAKKINSAVFPGQQGGPLEHVIAAKAVSFKVAASEEFRERQRRTLEGARILAERLVQDDVRAVGVDVLTGGTDVHLVLVDLRDSELDGQQAEDRLHELGITVNRNAIPNDPRPPMVTSGLRIGTPALATRGFTAEDFTEVADVIAEALKPSYDADALKARVRALAGKHPLYPGLNK
- the gcvH gene encoding glycine cleavage system protein GcvH, coding for MNNPQHLRYSKEHEWLSPVEDGVATVGITEFAANALGDVVYAQLPEVGDTVAAGETCGELESTKSVSDLYSPVSGEITEVNEDVVSDPSLVNSAPFEGGWLFKVRLAEEPADLLSADEYAAETAG
- the gcvT gene encoding glycine cleavage system aminomethyltransferase GcvT produces the protein MSSTEPDRPRRTALDALHRSLGATMTDFAGWDMPLRYGSERDEHIAVRTKAGLFDLSHMGEITVSGPQAVALLNHALVGNIATVGLGRARYTMICQADGGILDDLIVYRLGETEYMVVANASNAQVVLDALTERAAGFDAEVRDDRDNYALLAVQGPESAGILKSLTDADLDGLKYYAGLPGTVAGVPALIARTGYTGEDGFELFVAPGDAEKLWQALTEAGADAGLVPCGLSCRDTLRLEAGMPLYGHELTTSLSPFDAGLGRVVKFEKEGDFVGREALQAAAERAAAEPPRVLVGLVAEGRRVPRAGYAVVSGGEVIGEVTSGAPSPTLGKPIAMAYVDAAHAAPGTAGVGVDIRGNHEPYEVVALPFYKRQK